In the Micromonospora narathiwatensis genome, one interval contains:
- a CDS encoding DUF1349 domain-containing protein, translated as MSLDSHPVDWSAGTWLNPPARTEESGDGLLVEPRGGSDFWRRTSYGFVHDDGSALLAPFPVDSAVEVSFRLDYGAQFDQAGVLVRVDDRRWTKAGVEVSDGQPQVGAVVTDEVSDWSVAPVPEWSGREVTVRVSRVGDALTVRARVDGEPWRLVRLAPLDPTAEASAGPYCCSPSRGGLVVRFTGWRRGPADAALHPED; from the coding sequence ATGAGCCTCGACAGCCACCCCGTCGACTGGTCCGCCGGCACCTGGCTGAACCCGCCGGCACGCACCGAGGAGTCCGGCGACGGCCTGCTGGTCGAGCCGCGCGGGGGCAGCGACTTCTGGCGGCGGACCAGCTACGGCTTCGTACACGACGACGGGTCGGCGTTGCTCGCGCCGTTCCCCGTGGACAGTGCGGTGGAGGTCAGCTTCCGCCTCGACTACGGCGCGCAGTTCGACCAGGCCGGGGTGCTGGTCCGGGTGGACGACCGGCGGTGGACCAAGGCGGGGGTGGAGGTCAGCGACGGGCAGCCGCAGGTCGGCGCGGTGGTCACCGACGAGGTGTCGGACTGGTCGGTCGCCCCGGTGCCCGAGTGGTCGGGGCGGGAGGTGACCGTCCGGGTCAGCCGGGTCGGGGACGCGCTGACCGTACGGGCCCGGGTGGACGGCGAGCCGTGGCGGCTGGTCCGGCTGGCCCCGCTGGACCCGACGGCCGAGGCGTCGGCCGGGCCGTACTGCTGCTCGCCCAGCCGGGGCGGCCTGGTGGTCCGGTTCACCGGCTGGCGGCGGGGGCCGGCGGACGCCGCGCTGCACCCGGAGGACTGA
- a CDS encoding DUF6412 domain-containing protein: protein MLVVVTGTWAYVLAQFMADRPAGLLAGAAVAAALLLATLLALRVRALPTPPGGRRAAALRARSRGRRVPRQADPDASGRPRPRAPGPRPSAA, encoded by the coding sequence ATGCTGGTGGTGGTGACGGGGACGTGGGCGTACGTCCTCGCCCAGTTCATGGCCGACCGGCCGGCGGGGCTGCTCGCCGGCGCGGCGGTCGCCGCCGCGCTGCTGCTGGCCACGCTGCTCGCCTTGCGGGTGCGGGCGCTGCCCACTCCGCCCGGCGGGCGGCGGGCCGCCGCCCTGCGCGCCCGGTCCCGCGGTCGCCGGGTGCCCCGGCAGGCCGACCCGGACGCCTCCGGCCGGCCCCGTCCCCGAGCACCCGGCCCGCGCCCCTCGGCCGCGTAG
- a CDS encoding carboxylate-amine ligase has product MRAMSGSVAERARRATPDGTDLLTVGVEEEFLLVDPHTGAAVPAVELVLEQVPAELRGQVEREFQTSQIEIGSPPGLELSSVRHSLNLLRTELADAAERAGVRLLAIGTGPVDGPVPPVVDKPRFDRMIERFRLLVPGPGNNGLHVHVGIPDPEAGVRVLNHVRPWLPVLHAATANSPFAKGADSGYASWRSIEWERWPSVAPTPYLDSHEHYGRLIRQLTASGVLLDEGMLYWYARLSARYPTVEIRIGDVCPSVDDAVLIAALVRALVATALADVAEGRPAVRTDHHLLVAAHWRAAHDGLEGEGVDLTDGELRPAWELLDRLVERVRPELARHGDLDRVTDLLGGLRRHGSGAARQRAVFARTGRLTDVVADVARQTRGRVG; this is encoded by the coding sequence GTGAGGGCGATGAGCGGATCGGTGGCGGAGCGGGCACGGCGGGCCACGCCGGACGGCACCGACCTGCTCACGGTCGGGGTCGAGGAGGAGTTCCTGCTCGTCGACCCGCACACCGGGGCGGCCGTGCCCGCCGTCGAGCTGGTCCTGGAGCAGGTGCCGGCGGAACTGCGCGGCCAGGTGGAACGGGAGTTCCAGACCAGCCAGATCGAGATCGGCAGCCCGCCCGGGCTGGAGCTGTCCTCCGTCCGGCACTCCCTGAACCTGCTCCGCACCGAGCTGGCCGACGCCGCCGAGCGGGCCGGCGTACGGCTGCTCGCCATCGGCACCGGGCCGGTGGACGGGCCGGTGCCGCCGGTGGTGGACAAGCCCCGCTTCGACCGGATGATCGAACGGTTCCGGCTGCTGGTGCCCGGTCCCGGCAACAACGGCCTGCACGTGCACGTCGGCATCCCCGATCCGGAGGCCGGGGTGCGGGTGCTCAACCACGTCCGGCCCTGGCTGCCGGTCCTGCACGCGGCGACCGCCAACTCCCCGTTCGCCAAGGGCGCCGACAGCGGGTACGCGAGCTGGCGCTCGATCGAGTGGGAACGCTGGCCGTCGGTGGCGCCCACCCCGTACCTGGACTCGCACGAGCACTACGGGCGGCTCATCCGGCAGCTCACCGCCAGTGGCGTGCTGCTCGACGAGGGGATGCTCTACTGGTACGCCCGGCTGTCCGCGAGGTATCCGACGGTGGAGATCCGGATCGGGGACGTCTGCCCGTCGGTGGACGACGCGGTGCTGATCGCCGCCCTGGTCCGGGCCCTGGTGGCGACCGCACTGGCCGACGTCGCCGAGGGGCGGCCGGCCGTCCGTACCGACCACCACCTGCTGGTCGCCGCGCACTGGCGGGCGGCCCACGACGGGCTGGAGGGCGAGGGCGTCGACCTGACCGACGGGGAGCTGCGCCCGGCCTGGGAACTGCTCGACCGGCTGGTCGAGCGGGTCCGCCCCGAGTTGGCCCGGCACGGCGACCTCGACCGGGTGACCGACCTGCTGGGCGGGCTGCGCCGGCACGGCAGCGGCGCGGCGCGGCAGCGGGCGGTGTTCGCGCGTACCGGCCGGTTGACCGACGTGGTGGCGGACGTGGCCCGGCAGACCCGGGGCCGAGTGGGGTGA
- a CDS encoding cellulose binding domain-containing protein produces MRLRTTRVATFAAALATALVAATVVAAPPASAATAAFTRVSSWGTGYEAKFTVKNDSSSTITSWNVQFDLPAGSSLGVYWDALLTASGQHVTAVNQSWNGTLAPGASTTFGFNVNGNGDPTNCTVNGGPCGGGGGNPGAPATPGGLRVTGTTNTSVSLAWNAVSGTVTGYRVYDGNTVKATVTGTSATVSGLAACSTYGYTVTAYNASGESAKSAAVSATTTGCTGGGTGAMAAAPYLYPGWGDPPAPSTVMSATGVKWFTIAFVLSGGGCTPAWDGSGPLTGGAHANTIAAIRAAGGDVIPSFGGWSGNKLGPNCSSASALAGAYQQVINAYGLKAIDIDIENTDEFENEAVQDRILGALKIVKQNNPGIKTIVTIGTSTTGPSWWGTRLINQAAALGANIDVFTIMPFDFGGGANMYQNTVNAAEGLKNALKTAFGWSDATAYAHMGISGMNGLSDQQELTSPATWTQIRDWAKARGLARFTFWSVNRDRACPGGGVVSNCSGIAQNTWEFTSITAKY; encoded by the coding sequence GTGAGACTCCGCACTACCCGCGTGGCGACGTTCGCCGCCGCGCTCGCCACCGCCCTGGTCGCGGCCACCGTCGTGGCCGCGCCGCCCGCCTCCGCCGCCACCGCCGCCTTCACCCGCGTATCCAGTTGGGGTACAGGGTACGAGGCGAAGTTCACCGTCAAGAACGACAGCTCATCGACCATCACCTCGTGGAACGTCCAGTTCGACCTGCCCGCCGGCAGTAGCCTCGGCGTGTACTGGGACGCCCTGCTGACCGCCTCCGGCCAGCACGTCACCGCCGTCAACCAGTCCTGGAACGGCACCCTCGCCCCGGGCGCCAGCACCACCTTCGGCTTCAACGTCAACGGCAACGGCGACCCGACCAACTGCACCGTCAACGGCGGTCCGTGCGGCGGTGGCGGCGGCAACCCGGGGGCGCCGGCCACCCCGGGCGGCCTGCGGGTCACCGGCACCACGAACACGTCGGTCTCGCTGGCCTGGAACGCCGTGTCCGGCACGGTCACCGGCTACCGGGTGTACGACGGCAACACCGTGAAGGCCACCGTCACCGGCACCTCGGCCACCGTCTCCGGCCTCGCCGCCTGCTCGACGTACGGCTACACGGTGACCGCGTACAACGCCAGCGGGGAGTCGGCGAAGTCGGCGGCCGTGTCGGCCACCACCACCGGCTGCACCGGCGGTGGCACCGGCGCGATGGCCGCCGCGCCCTACCTCTACCCGGGCTGGGGCGACCCGCCCGCGCCGTCCACCGTGATGAGCGCGACCGGGGTCAAGTGGTTCACCATCGCGTTCGTGCTCTCCGGCGGCGGCTGCACGCCGGCCTGGGACGGCAGCGGCCCGCTCACCGGCGGCGCGCACGCCAACACCATCGCCGCGATCCGGGCGGCCGGCGGTGACGTGATCCCGTCCTTCGGCGGCTGGAGCGGCAACAAGCTCGGCCCGAACTGCTCCTCGGCGAGCGCCCTCGCCGGGGCGTACCAGCAGGTCATCAACGCGTACGGCCTGAAGGCCATCGACATCGACATCGAGAACACCGACGAGTTCGAGAACGAGGCGGTGCAGGACCGGATCCTCGGCGCCCTGAAGATCGTCAAGCAGAACAACCCGGGGATCAAAACGATCGTCACCATCGGCACGTCGACCACCGGCCCGTCCTGGTGGGGCACCCGGCTGATCAACCAGGCCGCCGCGCTCGGTGCCAACATCGACGTCTTCACCATCATGCCGTTCGACTTCGGTGGCGGCGCGAACATGTACCAGAACACGGTCAACGCGGCCGAGGGGCTGAAGAACGCGCTGAAGACCGCGTTCGGCTGGTCCGACGCCACCGCGTACGCCCACATGGGCATCTCCGGCATGAACGGCCTCTCCGACCAGCAGGAGCTGACCTCCCCGGCCACCTGGACCCAGATCCGGGACTGGGCCAAGGCCCGAGGGCTGGCCCGGTTCACCTTCTGGTCGGTCAACCGGGACCGGGCCTGCCCGGGTGGCGGCGTCGTCTCCAACTGCTCCGGCATCGCCCAGAACACCTGGGAGTTCACCTCGATCACCGCGAAGTACTGA
- a CDS encoding FAD-dependent oxidoreductase, whose translation MAERLVVVGGDAAGMAAASQARRRRDPDELEIVAFERGHFTSYSACGIPYWISGVVPDRDQLVARDPVTFRERYDIHVRLRHAVTAIDLGRREVFARDLAGGGEVRERFDALVYATGATPVRPEWAGGDIAGVFGVQTLDDGTALLDWLEREPRPRRAVVVGGGYIGVEMAEALLQRGLSVDLVEQADQPMSTVDPDMAELVADAMRGIGIVIRTGLMVTDLRERDGRIAAVDTSAGPIPADVVVLGLGVRPNSALAEAAGLPIGPTGGVRTDRRMRVPGVPGVWAAGDCVETLHRVSGMPVHIPLGTHANKQGRVAGINIGGGYATFPGVIGTSVTKVCDLEVGRTGLRERDALAAGFEFVSVIAESTSRAGYYPGARPMTVKLIAERPGGRLLGAQIVGWSEAAKRIDALAVALWNGMTVDEMTALDLGYAPPYAPVWDPVLIAARKAVDALTTAGRR comes from the coding sequence GTGGCGGAACGGCTGGTCGTCGTCGGCGGGGACGCGGCCGGAATGGCGGCGGCGTCCCAGGCCCGACGCCGCCGTGACCCCGACGAGCTGGAGATCGTCGCCTTCGAGCGGGGCCACTTCACCTCGTACTCCGCCTGTGGCATCCCGTACTGGATCAGCGGGGTGGTGCCGGACCGGGACCAGCTCGTCGCCCGCGACCCGGTCACGTTCCGGGAGCGGTACGACATCCACGTCCGGCTGCGGCACGCGGTCACCGCCATCGACCTGGGCCGCCGCGAGGTGTTCGCCCGCGACCTGGCGGGCGGCGGCGAGGTCCGCGAGCGGTTCGACGCCCTGGTGTACGCCACCGGCGCGACGCCGGTACGGCCCGAATGGGCGGGCGGCGACATCGCCGGGGTGTTCGGCGTACAGACCCTCGACGACGGCACGGCCCTGCTGGACTGGCTGGAGCGCGAGCCCCGGCCCCGCCGCGCGGTGGTGGTCGGCGGCGGCTACATCGGCGTGGAGATGGCCGAGGCACTGCTCCAGCGCGGTCTCTCGGTCGATCTGGTCGAGCAGGCCGACCAGCCGATGTCCACCGTGGACCCGGACATGGCCGAGCTGGTCGCCGACGCGATGCGCGGGATCGGCATCGTCATCCGTACCGGCCTGATGGTCACCGACCTCCGGGAGCGGGACGGCCGGATCGCCGCGGTGGACACCTCGGCGGGGCCGATCCCCGCCGACGTCGTGGTGCTCGGTCTCGGCGTACGCCCGAACAGCGCCCTCGCCGAGGCCGCCGGCCTGCCGATCGGCCCCACCGGCGGGGTCCGCACCGACCGCCGGATGCGGGTGCCCGGGGTGCCTGGCGTCTGGGCGGCCGGCGACTGCGTGGAGACCCTGCACCGGGTCAGCGGGATGCCGGTGCACATCCCCCTGGGCACCCACGCCAACAAACAGGGCAGGGTCGCCGGGATCAACATCGGTGGCGGGTACGCCACGTTTCCCGGGGTGATCGGCACCTCCGTGACCAAGGTCTGCGACCTGGAGGTGGGGCGGACCGGCCTGCGGGAGCGGGACGCGCTGGCGGCCGGCTTCGAGTTCGTCTCCGTGATCGCCGAGTCGACCAGCCGGGCCGGCTACTATCCGGGCGCCCGGCCGATGACGGTCAAACTGATCGCCGAGCGGCCCGGCGGCCGGCTGCTCGGGGCGCAGATCGTCGGCTGGTCCGAGGCGGCCAAGCGGATCGACGCGCTGGCCGTGGCGCTGTGGAACGGCATGACGGTGGACGAGATGACCGCGCTGGACCTCGGCTACGCCCCGCCGTACGCCCCGGTCTGGGATCCGGTGCTGATCGCCGCCCGCAAGGCCGTCGACGCCCTCACCACTGCCGGCCGCCGGTAG
- a CDS encoding carbohydrate-binding protein, producing the protein MNPVPAASAAPSAVRRSRRRLSLAAAVVATTTALATVTMTAHAAVPPPPSGWSLVWSDDFTGAAGTLPSSANWIIDTGTSYPGGPANWGTGEIQTYTSNTANLSQDGTGNLRITPLRDGSGRWTSARIETVRTDFKPPAGGVLALEGRIQMPNVTGAEAAGYWPAFWALGSPYRGNYQNWPGVGEFDVMENVNGINSVWGVLHCGVAPGGPCNEFNGIGNSRACPGSTCQAAFHTYRFEWDASVSPQQLRWYVDGQLFHTVSQSQVGSYWGQMTNHGGYFMLLNVAMGGGFPNGVAGTTTPTSATVSGRPMLVDYVAVYTRGGGTPPPTTAPPTTPPPGGVVDAYSTIQAEAFNAQNGVQVEACSEGGQDIGSLSNGDWVRYDNVDFGSSPPRDFLARVASGAAAGVSGLVEVRVDSLSNSPIGSFAIANTGGWQSWRSVPGNVASVTGRHTVYLTFSSGQPADFVNVNWFTFRR; encoded by the coding sequence ATGAATCCTGTCCCGGCGGCGTCCGCCGCCCCGTCCGCCGTGCGCCGGTCGCGCCGGCGGCTCTCCCTGGCGGCCGCCGTGGTCGCCACCACCACCGCGCTGGCCACCGTCACGATGACCGCCCACGCCGCCGTCCCGCCCCCGCCGTCCGGTTGGAGTCTGGTGTGGAGCGACGACTTCACCGGCGCCGCCGGCACCCTGCCCTCGTCCGCCAACTGGATCATCGACACCGGCACGAGCTACCCGGGCGGCCCGGCCAACTGGGGCACCGGCGAGATCCAGACGTACACCTCGAACACCGCCAACCTCAGCCAGGACGGCACCGGCAACCTGCGGATCACCCCGCTGCGGGACGGCTCCGGCCGGTGGACCTCGGCCCGGATCGAGACCGTACGGACCGACTTCAAGCCGCCGGCCGGGGGAGTCCTCGCCCTGGAGGGGCGGATCCAGATGCCGAACGTCACCGGCGCGGAGGCGGCCGGCTACTGGCCGGCGTTCTGGGCCCTCGGCTCGCCGTACCGGGGCAACTACCAGAACTGGCCGGGCGTCGGCGAGTTCGACGTGATGGAGAACGTCAACGGGATCAACTCGGTCTGGGGGGTGCTGCACTGCGGCGTCGCCCCTGGTGGGCCGTGCAACGAGTTCAACGGCATCGGCAACTCCCGGGCCTGCCCGGGCAGCACCTGCCAGGCGGCGTTCCACACGTACCGCTTCGAGTGGGACGCCTCGGTCAGCCCCCAGCAGCTCCGCTGGTACGTCGACGGCCAACTCTTCCACACCGTCAGCCAGAGCCAGGTCGGCTCGTACTGGGGGCAGATGACCAACCACGGCGGCTACTTCATGCTGCTCAACGTGGCGATGGGCGGCGGCTTCCCGAACGGCGTGGCCGGCACCACCACGCCGACCTCGGCCACCGTCTCCGGCCGTCCGATGCTGGTCGACTACGTGGCCGTCTACACCCGGGGTGGCGGCACCCCGCCGCCGACCACCGCGCCGCCGACCACCCCGCCGCCGGGAGGCGTGGTGGACGCGTACTCGACGATCCAGGCCGAGGCGTTCAACGCCCAGAACGGGGTGCAGGTGGAGGCGTGCTCCGAGGGCGGTCAGGACATCGGCTCGCTGAGCAACGGTGACTGGGTCCGCTACGACAACGTGGACTTCGGCAGCAGCCCGCCGCGGGACTTCCTGGCCCGGGTCGCCTCCGGCGCGGCGGCCGGGGTGAGCGGGCTGGTCGAGGTCCGGGTGGACAGCCTGAGCAACTCGCCGATCGGCAGCTTCGCGATCGCCAACACCGGCGGCTGGCAGAGCTGGCGCTCGGTGCCGGGCAACGTCGCCTCGGTGACCGGCCGGCACACCGTCTACCTGACCTTCTCCAGTGGCCAGCCCGCCGACTTCGTCAACGTCAACTGGTTCACCTTCCGGCGCTGA
- a CDS encoding YidC/Oxa1 family membrane protein insertase gives MLAFAPLHTAASVAATVVTWLADTLAPLTGGAATAAAIVLFTIGVRLMLSPLTLAQVRGERRRAALAPEIRDLSQRYADDPARLQSELVALYRRAGASPVAGCLPALLQAPFFLVMYRLFATGDGLDDAGSPGLLHERLAGVPLGWHLGDGLSGPVLAVFGLLLAALLALAWWSSRRARRAAAATGTPTEGPAAALGRLVPLLPYTSVLVALVVPLAAVLYLVTTTGWTALEQAVLRRPQPAGIDER, from the coding sequence GTGCTCGCCTTCGCACCACTGCACACCGCGGCCTCCGTCGCCGCCACCGTCGTCACCTGGCTCGCCGACACGCTGGCCCCGCTGACCGGCGGGGCCGCGACGGCCGCCGCGATCGTCCTGTTCACCATCGGGGTCCGGCTGATGCTCTCGCCGCTCACCCTGGCCCAGGTCCGCGGGGAGCGGCGCCGTGCGGCGCTCGCCCCCGAGATCCGCGACCTCTCCCAGCGGTACGCCGACGACCCGGCCCGCCTGCAGAGCGAGCTGGTCGCGCTCTACCGGCGGGCCGGGGCCAGTCCGGTCGCGGGCTGCCTCCCGGCGCTGTTGCAGGCGCCGTTCTTCCTGGTCATGTACCGCCTCTTCGCCACCGGCGACGGCCTCGACGACGCCGGCTCGCCCGGCCTGCTGCACGAGCGGCTGGCGGGCGTGCCGCTGGGCTGGCACCTCGGCGACGGGCTCTCCGGCCCGGTGCTGGCGGTCTTCGGGCTGCTGCTGGCGGCCCTGCTGGCGCTGGCCTGGTGGTCGTCGCGCCGGGCCCGCCGGGCGGCCGCGGCCACCGGTACGCCCACCGAGGGCCCCGCCGCCGCCCTGGGTCGGCTGGTGCCGCTGCTGCCGTACACGTCGGTGCTGGTGGCTCTGGTGGTGCCGCTGGCGGCGGTGCTCTATCTGGTCACCACGACCGGGTGGACCGCCCTGGAGCAGGCCGTCCTGCGCCGGCCGCAGCCGGCAGGCATCGACGAACGTTGA
- the lysX gene encoding bifunctional lysylphosphatidylglycerol synthetase/lysine--tRNA ligase LysX produces MTPSSTSRRVNGGRRTDRGWREQVPRGFATLLWVVAVVCALAALSSAFRTGFQPVRTAIDALLVPAPANLAYAVFLGTLASAVLRRKRLAYWVMVAYFSLTLAVSVLAGVLLLVIGSNRLNAAAGQRLFTTLETVGVWVGIAFAAGALALLLAARREFYARVRGGSTWRALGVFFGLAALSVGLGYLLLLVEPGSLHTWSDRLGYAAEKVFGGAITLDVTRRGQAPGWVNLLLGGFGAVAFVTGLFTLLRSQRANAVLQPEEEQRIRELLARHGERDSLGYFATRRDKAAVFSPSGKAAITYRVVNGVSLASGDPVGDPEAWGPAIEAWLGQARAYAWIPAVMGTGEAGARAYQRHGLKVLHLGDEAILLTREFDLDGRDMRPVRQAVHRVERAGYVARVRRHAEIPPEELARLAGLASAWRDTENERGFSMALGRLGDPADGDCVLVDARDAEGRVRALLSLSPWGANGLSLDLMRRDRVAENGVMEFMVAALLGAAHRLGVERVSLNFAVFRSVFEQGARIGAGPVIRLWRHALLFFSRWWQLESLYLSNAKYQPNWLPRYLCFAERRELARVGIAAAIAEGFLALPGGRPTPLYGVPPPGGGVRFVPPAAATVRAVPPEPAAIERPEQVRVRLAKLDRLRADGVDPYPVGYPRTESCAAVRARHAGLAPDTGTGETVAVAGRVLLVRDHGGVLFATVRDGSGDLQLMLEHDLDRWRATIDIGDHVGATGEVYTTRHDEVSVRVADWRLTAKCLRPLPDKHHGLADPEARVRQRYLDLAINADARELLRARGAALHSLRSLLVGRGFLEVETPILQRVHGGANARPFVTHSNAYDLRLSLRIAPELYLKRLAVGGVERVYELGRAFRNEGVDHSHNPEFTVLEAYQAYADYHDMRALARELIVGVAVAVHGTPAARRPGGGLVDLGGEWPVRTVNEAISAALGEEVTADTELAALRKFCDTAGVPYDPGWRRGAVLLELYERLVEARTEGPTFYLDFPTEVSPLTRQHRRDPRLAERWDLVAFGMELGTAYTELVDPTEQRRRLTEQSLRAAGGDPEAMELDEDFLTALEYAMPPTGGLGLGVDRLMMLLTGRSIRETLPFPLVRDS; encoded by the coding sequence TTGACTCCGAGCAGCACGTCGCGGAGGGTGAACGGGGGCCGGCGTACCGACCGTGGCTGGCGGGAGCAGGTGCCCCGGGGCTTCGCCACCCTGCTCTGGGTCGTCGCGGTGGTCTGCGCGCTGGCGGCGCTGAGCAGCGCCTTCCGTACCGGGTTCCAGCCGGTCCGCACCGCGATCGACGCCCTGCTGGTGCCCGCGCCGGCCAACCTGGCGTACGCGGTCTTCCTCGGCACCCTGGCCTCGGCGGTGCTGCGCCGCAAGCGGCTGGCGTACTGGGTGATGGTGGCGTACTTCAGCCTGACCCTGGCGGTCAGCGTGCTGGCCGGGGTGCTGCTGCTGGTGATCGGCAGCAACCGGCTCAACGCCGCCGCCGGGCAGCGGCTCTTCACCACCCTGGAGACCGTCGGGGTGTGGGTCGGCATCGCCTTCGCCGCCGGCGCGCTGGCCCTCCTGCTCGCGGCCCGCCGGGAGTTCTACGCCCGGGTACGCGGCGGCAGCACCTGGCGGGCGCTCGGCGTCTTCTTCGGCCTGGCGGCGCTCTCGGTCGGGCTCGGCTACCTGCTGCTCCTGGTCGAACCGGGCAGCCTGCACACCTGGTCGGACCGGCTCGGGTACGCGGCGGAGAAGGTGTTCGGTGGCGCGATCACGCTCGACGTGACCCGCCGGGGCCAGGCGCCCGGCTGGGTCAACCTGCTGCTCGGCGGTTTCGGCGCGGTCGCCTTCGTGACCGGCCTGTTCACCCTGCTCCGCTCGCAGCGCGCCAACGCCGTGCTGCAGCCCGAGGAGGAGCAGCGGATCCGTGAGCTGCTCGCCCGGCACGGTGAGCGGGACTCCCTCGGCTACTTCGCCACCCGGCGGGACAAGGCGGCCGTCTTCTCGCCCAGCGGCAAGGCGGCGATCACCTACCGGGTGGTCAACGGGGTCAGCCTGGCCAGCGGCGACCCGGTCGGCGACCCGGAGGCGTGGGGCCCGGCCATCGAGGCGTGGCTCGGGCAGGCCCGCGCGTACGCCTGGATCCCGGCCGTGATGGGCACCGGTGAGGCCGGGGCCCGGGCGTACCAGCGGCACGGGTTGAAGGTGCTGCACCTGGGCGACGAGGCGATCCTGCTGACCCGCGAGTTCGACCTGGACGGGCGGGACATGCGGCCGGTACGCCAGGCGGTGCACCGGGTGGAACGCGCCGGCTACGTCGCCCGGGTGCGGCGGCACGCCGAGATCCCGCCGGAGGAACTGGCCCGGCTGGCCGGCCTGGCCAGCGCCTGGCGGGACACCGAGAACGAGCGGGGCTTCTCGATGGCGCTGGGCCGGCTCGGCGACCCGGCCGACGGCGACTGCGTGCTGGTCGACGCCCGGGACGCCGAGGGCCGGGTGCGGGCGCTGCTGTCGCTGAGCCCGTGGGGCGCGAACGGGCTCTCGCTGGACCTGATGCGCCGGGACCGGGTGGCCGAGAACGGGGTCATGGAGTTCATGGTGGCCGCGCTGCTGGGCGCCGCCCACCGGCTGGGCGTCGAGCGGGTGTCGCTGAACTTCGCGGTGTTCCGCTCGGTCTTCGAGCAGGGCGCGCGGATCGGCGCCGGCCCGGTCATCCGGCTCTGGCGGCACGCCCTGCTCTTCTTCTCCCGCTGGTGGCAGCTCGAGTCGCTCTACCTGTCCAACGCCAAGTACCAGCCGAACTGGCTGCCCCGCTACCTCTGCTTCGCCGAGCGCCGGGAGCTGGCCCGGGTGGGCATCGCGGCGGCGATCGCCGAGGGCTTCCTCGCCCTGCCCGGCGGCCGGCCCACCCCGCTGTACGGGGTGCCGCCGCCCGGCGGCGGGGTGCGCTTCGTGCCGCCGGCCGCCGCGACGGTCCGGGCCGTACCGCCGGAGCCGGCCGCGATCGAGCGCCCGGAGCAGGTCCGGGTACGCCTGGCCAAGCTGGACCGGCTGCGCGCCGACGGGGTCGACCCGTACCCGGTGGGCTATCCCCGTACGGAGAGCTGCGCGGCGGTGCGGGCGCGGCACGCGGGGCTGGCCCCGGACACCGGGACGGGGGAGACCGTGGCGGTGGCCGGCCGGGTGCTGCTGGTCCGCGACCACGGTGGGGTGCTGTTCGCCACGGTCCGGGACGGCAGCGGCGACCTTCAGCTCATGCTGGAGCACGACCTGGACCGCTGGCGGGCCACGATCGACATCGGCGACCACGTCGGCGCCACCGGCGAGGTGTACACCACGCGGCACGACGAGGTGTCGGTCCGGGTCGCCGACTGGCGACTCACCGCCAAGTGCCTGCGCCCGCTGCCGGACAAGCACCACGGGCTGGCCGACCCGGAGGCCCGGGTCCGGCAGCGCTACCTGGACCTGGCCATCAACGCCGACGCGCGGGAGCTGCTGCGGGCGCGCGGCGCGGCCCTGCACAGCCTGCGCTCGTTGCTGGTCGGGCGGGGCTTCCTGGAGGTGGAGACGCCGATCCTCCAGCGGGTGCACGGCGGGGCCAACGCCCGCCCGTTCGTCACTCACAGCAACGCGTACGACCTGCGGCTCAGCCTGCGGATCGCGCCGGAGCTCTATCTGAAGCGGCTGGCCGTGGGTGGCGTCGAGCGGGTGTACGAGCTGGGTCGGGCGTTCCGCAACGAGGGCGTCGACCACAGCCACAACCCGGAGTTCACCGTGCTGGAGGCGTACCAGGCGTACGCCGACTACCACGACATGCGGGCGCTGGCCCGGGAGCTGATCGTCGGGGTGGCGGTGGCGGTGCACGGCACGCCGGCGGCCCGCCGCCCGGGCGGCGGGCTGGTCGATCTCGGTGGTGAGTGGCCGGTGCGGACGGTCAACGAGGCGATCTCCGCCGCGTTGGGCGAGGAGGTCACCGCCGACACCGAGCTGGCCGCCCTGCGCAAGTTCTGCGACACCGCCGGGGTGCCGTACGACCCGGGTTGGAGGCGCGGCGCGGTGCTGCTGGAGCTGTACGAGCGGCTGGTCGAGGCGCGGACCGAGGGGCCGACGTTCTACCTGGACTTCCCGACCGAGGTGTCCCCGCTGACCCGGCAGCACCGGCGCGACCCGCGGCTGGCCGAGCGGTGGGACCTGGTGGCGTTCGGGATGGAGCTGGGCACCGCGTACACCGAGCTGGTCGACCCGACCGAGCAGCGGCGCCGGCTCACCGAGCAGTCGCTGCGGGCGGCCGGCGGCGATCCGGAGGCGATGGAGCTGGACGAGGACTTCCTCACCGCGCTGGAGTACGCGATGCCGCCCACCGGCGGCCTCGGGCTCGGCGTGGACCGGCTGATGATGCTGCTGACCGGCCGGTCGATCCGGGAGACCCTGCCGTTCCCGCTGGTCCGCGACTCCTGA